In Gaiellales bacterium, the sequence TACCGAGTGGGGCGACGAGATGAAGGTCGACGTCGCGCTCGACAAGGCGAAGCCCGACGACTTCGATGCGCTGCTTCTGCCGGGCGGCGTCATGAACCCGGACACGCTTCGCATGCAGCCCAAGGCGGTCGACTTCGCGAGCGCCTTCTTTGCCGCGGGCAAACCGG encodes:
- a CDS encoding DJ-1/PfpI family protein, which codes for MAEQSLQGKTIAILAAEGVEQVELTEPRKALDEAGAQTSIVSPKADKVRAWKFTEWGDEMKVDVALDKAKPDDFDALLLPGGVMNPDTLRMQPKAVDFASAFFAAGKP